A window from Streptomyces sp. NBC_00271 encodes these proteins:
- a CDS encoding LCP family protein yields the protein MTDRTGPGAGASPTGAGLARRRRRRWVQYSALGVAVVVLGAVGVGLVAYEKLSRNITADEEAAAELARYEKERPTALVRDAQNILLIGSDSRAGDGNKKYGRDSGTERSDTTILLHLSANRRSATAVSLPRDLMVDVPSCRRPDGTRTQPMFAMFNSAFEVGGSACTIRTVEKLTNIRVDHHMVVDFHGFKDMVDAVDGVEVCLKEPIDDKAAKLKLPAGKVVLDGEQALGYVRARKSIGDGSDTDRMERQQRFLGALVNKVQSNDVLLNPARLYPMLDAATSSLTTDPDLASLRGLYDLVRGMRNIPTERVQFLTVPRTSYVYNANRDQLVKPAADKLFALLRADAPVTVAKDLPSDPPSGLPTAPPSGVPTSLPTDHPTDSPAKRKNSYEGGREGTYDSAFDYEEESHGNGKSRGKRPEAPTSAPTFRGNTAAEDACG from the coding sequence GTGACCGACAGGACAGGGCCGGGAGCGGGGGCTTCGCCCACCGGTGCCGGACTCGCACGACGGCGACGGCGACGCTGGGTGCAGTACTCGGCGCTCGGTGTCGCCGTCGTGGTCCTCGGTGCCGTCGGCGTCGGCCTGGTCGCGTACGAGAAGCTGAGCCGGAACATCACGGCTGACGAGGAAGCCGCCGCCGAGCTCGCCCGTTACGAGAAGGAGCGGCCCACCGCGCTGGTGCGCGACGCGCAGAACATCCTGCTGATCGGGTCGGACTCGCGGGCGGGGGACGGGAACAAGAAGTACGGCCGGGACTCCGGGACCGAGCGCTCCGACACCACGATCCTGCTGCACCTGTCCGCGAACCGGCGGAGCGCCACCGCCGTCTCCCTGCCCCGCGACCTGATGGTGGACGTGCCGAGCTGCCGGCGTCCGGACGGCACCCGTACCCAGCCCATGTTCGCGATGTTCAACTCCGCCTTCGAGGTGGGCGGTTCGGCGTGCACGATCCGGACCGTCGAGAAGCTCACGAACATCCGTGTCGACCATCACATGGTGGTCGACTTCCACGGGTTCAAGGACATGGTCGACGCCGTGGACGGCGTGGAGGTGTGCCTGAAGGAGCCCATCGACGACAAGGCGGCCAAGCTGAAGCTGCCCGCGGGCAAGGTCGTGCTCGACGGCGAACAGGCCCTCGGCTATGTCCGCGCCCGCAAGAGCATCGGCGACGGCAGCGACACCGACCGGATGGAACGCCAGCAGCGGTTCCTCGGCGCGCTCGTCAACAAGGTGCAGAGCAACGATGTCCTGCTCAATCCGGCACGGCTCTATCCCATGCTCGACGCGGCCACTTCCTCGCTCACCACGGACCCGGATCTGGCGAGCCTGCGGGGGCTGTACGACCTGGTCCGTGGCATGCGCAATATCCCCACGGAACGTGTCCAATTCCTGACGGTGCCGAGAACGTCGTACGTCTACAACGCGAATCGCGACCAGCTGGTGAAACCCGCGGCCGACAAACTCTTCGCCCTGCTGCGCGCGGACGCTCCGGTGACGGTCGCGAAGGACCTTCCGTCAGACCCGCCGAGCGGCCTTCCGACGGCCCCACCGAGCGGCGTTCCGACGAGTCTTCCGACGGACCATCCGACGGATTCCCCTGCGAAACGCAAGAACTCGTACGAGGGTGGTCGCGAAGGTACGTACGACTCGGCATTCGACTACGAAGAGGAGTCGCACGGCAACGGGAAGTCGAGGGGAAAGCGGCCCGAGGCTCCCACATCCGCGCCGACTTTTCGCGGTAACACGGCAGCCGAGGACGCCTGCGGGTAA
- a CDS encoding TIGR03089 family protein: MNATDRTPADLLRSALAADPARPLVTFYDDATGERVELSVATFANWVAKTANLLQGELSAEPGDRVALLLPAHWQTAVWLLACSSVGVVADVGGDPGAADLVVAGPDALEAGLACSGERVALSLAPLGRRFPTPPAGYADYAVEVPSQGDRFQPYAPVDPEEAALIVAGAEHTGAEVVERARAEAASLDLTGPGSRILSALPYDTWEGLSAGLYAPLASGGSVVLCRHLERLGEDALAKRIESERVTSTVR, from the coding sequence GTGAACGCCACCGACCGCACCCCTGCCGACCTGCTGCGATCCGCGCTCGCCGCGGACCCCGCGCGCCCCCTGGTGACCTTCTACGACGACGCCACGGGCGAACGTGTCGAATTGTCCGTCGCGACCTTCGCCAATTGGGTGGCCAAGACCGCCAACCTCCTCCAGGGTGAGTTGTCCGCCGAGCCCGGCGACCGGGTGGCGCTGCTGCTGCCCGCGCACTGGCAGACGGCGGTGTGGCTGCTCGCGTGTTCCTCGGTGGGGGTCGTCGCGGATGTCGGGGGCGACCCCGGCGCCGCCGACCTCGTCGTCGCGGGGCCCGACGCACTCGAGGCCGGGCTCGCCTGCTCCGGTGAGCGCGTCGCCCTCTCGCTCGCGCCGCTGGGACGCCGCTTCCCGACACCGCCCGCCGGATACGCCGACTACGCCGTCGAGGTGCCGAGCCAGGGCGACCGCTTCCAGCCGTACGCGCCGGTGGACCCCGAGGAGGCCGCGCTGATCGTCGCCGGGGCCGAGCACACGGGGGCCGAGGTCGTCGAGCGGGCCCGGGCGGAGGCGGCCTCGCTGGATCTGACGGGGCCCGGGTCGCGGATCCTGTCCGCGCTGCCGTACGACACCTGGGAGGGGCTGAGCGCGGGGTTGTACGCGCCGCTCGCCTCCGGGGGGTCCGTGGTGCTCTGTCGTCATCTGGAGCGACTGGGCGAGGACGCGTTGGCCAAGCGGATCGAGAGTGAGCGGGTGACTTCGACGGTTCGGTAG
- a CDS encoding sugar phosphate nucleotidyltransferase has protein sequence MTEAILLVGGKGTRLRPLTVNTPKPMVPAAGVPFLTHQLARARAAGVEHIVLATSYLAEVFEPYFGDGSGLGLHIEYVTEEEPLGTGGAIRNVAARLHSGPDEPVLIFNGDILTGLDIRALVATHETTGADVSLHLTRVEDPRAYGLVPTDATGRVTAFLEKPQTPEEIVTDQINAGAYVFRRSVIDTIPAGRPVSVERETFPDLLATGAHLQGMVDSTYWLDLGTPQAFVRGSADLVLGRAPSPAVPGRCGDRLVLPTARVAPDAKLTGGTVVGEGARIGEGARITGSTILSGAVVEPGAVVTDSLIGTGAHIGERTILSGTVIGDGAVVGPDNELREGVRVWCDAKIPAGALRFSSDQ, from the coding sequence GTGACAGAAGCGATCCTCCTGGTCGGGGGCAAAGGCACCCGCCTGCGCCCGCTCACGGTGAACACCCCCAAGCCGATGGTCCCGGCGGCCGGGGTCCCGTTCCTCACGCACCAGCTGGCGCGGGCGAGAGCGGCGGGCGTCGAGCACATCGTCCTGGCGACCTCCTACCTGGCCGAGGTCTTCGAGCCGTACTTCGGCGACGGTTCCGGGCTGGGCCTCCACATCGAGTACGTCACCGAGGAGGAGCCCCTCGGCACGGGCGGCGCGATCCGCAACGTGGCGGCGCGCCTGCACTCCGGCCCCGACGAGCCGGTCCTGATCTTCAACGGCGACATCCTGACGGGCCTGGACATCAGGGCCCTGGTGGCGACCCACGAGACGACCGGCGCGGACGTCTCCCTCCACCTCACCCGTGTCGAGGACCCGCGGGCGTACGGCCTGGTCCCCACGGACGCGACAGGCCGCGTGACGGCCTTCCTGGAGAAGCCCCAGACCCCCGAGGAAATCGTCACCGACCAGATCAACGCCGGGGCGTACGTCTTCCGCCGTTCGGTCATCGACACGATCCCCGCAGGCCGCCCGGTCTCGGTGGAACGCGAGACCTTCCCCGACCTCCTGGCCACCGGAGCCCACCTCCAGGGCATGGTCGACTCCACCTACTGGCTCGACCTGGGCACCCCGCAGGCCTTCGTACGCGGCTCCGCGGACCTCGTCCTGGGCCGTGCCCCCTCCCCGGCGGTCCCGGGCCGCTGCGGGGACCGTCTCGTGCTGCCCACGGCCAGGGTCGCCCCCGACGCCAAGCTGACCGGCGGCACGGTCGTCGGCGAGGGCGCGCGCATCGGCGAGGGCGCCCGCATCACGGGCAGCACGATCCTGTCCGGCGCGGTCGTCGAACCCGGCGCCGTCGTCACCGACTCCCTCATCGGCACCGGCGCCCACATCGGCGAACGCACCATCCTCTCCGGGACGGTCATCGGCGACGGCGCGGTGGTCGGCCCCGACAACGAACTCCGCGAGGGCGTAAGAGTCTGGTGTGACGCCAAGATCCCGGCGGGGGCGCTCCGCTTCTCGTCGGACCAGTAG
- a CDS encoding peptidoglycan recognition protein family protein, with product MHGILASSVGVTCAAALTLPLALSAPAQARPQAARTEPVAPGSTQSLPLVPLSGDRSLGPAAPEQGLGRRSVRTFSLVGVVWDDPDTELRGRVQVRTRATGANRWSGWQDIETHNHEHAADPDTAESGSGRVRGSTAPLWVGDSDGVEVRVQAQVDERATAGGESPLPRGMHLELVDPGAEPAPRGALTGDGSAGAESAETYATFATNAELAPFGATEIPALSRAETEREFAALRKGAPHAEPYIGERPSIVTRRGWGADESLREGGFVYTKKVKAAFVHHTASGNNYSCSQAPSVIRSIYRYHVVSSGWRDIGYNFLVDKCGNIYEGRAGGVAKPVMGAHTLGFNNNTMGIAVLGTFGSTKPSAASVTAIARLTAWKLGLYGADPRGKTYLKSGGGNLYPKGKNARLNVISGHRDGFATDCPGSLLYGKLGSARTAAASYQGR from the coding sequence ATGCATGGAATCCTTGCTTCCTCGGTCGGCGTCACCTGCGCGGCCGCACTCACCCTTCCGCTGGCCCTGTCCGCACCGGCGCAGGCCCGACCCCAGGCGGCGAGGACCGAGCCCGTCGCGCCGGGCAGTACCCAGTCCCTCCCCCTGGTCCCGCTCTCCGGCGACCGCTCGCTCGGACCCGCCGCGCCCGAACAGGGCCTCGGCAGACGGAGCGTACGGACGTTCTCGCTGGTCGGGGTCGTCTGGGACGATCCCGACACCGAACTGCGCGGTCGCGTCCAGGTCCGTACCCGTGCCACCGGAGCCAACCGCTGGTCCGGCTGGCAGGACATCGAGACCCACAACCACGAGCACGCGGCCGACCCGGACACCGCCGAGAGCGGCTCGGGCCGGGTGCGCGGCTCCACGGCGCCCCTCTGGGTGGGCGACTCGGACGGGGTCGAGGTCCGCGTCCAGGCGCAGGTGGACGAAAGAGCCACGGCGGGCGGCGAGTCGCCGCTCCCCAGAGGCATGCACCTCGAACTCGTCGACCCCGGCGCGGAACCCGCGCCCCGGGGCGCGCTGACGGGCGACGGGAGCGCGGGCGCGGAGAGCGCCGAGACGTACGCCACCTTTGCCACCAACGCCGAGCTCGCCCCGTTCGGCGCGACGGAGATCCCGGCACTGTCCAGGGCCGAGACCGAGCGCGAGTTCGCGGCCCTCCGCAAGGGCGCGCCGCACGCGGAGCCGTACATCGGTGAACGCCCGAGCATCGTCACCCGGCGTGGCTGGGGCGCGGACGAGAGCCTGCGCGAAGGCGGCTTCGTGTACACCAAAAAGGTGAAGGCCGCCTTCGTGCACCACACGGCCTCGGGCAACAACTACAGCTGCTCCCAAGCTCCTTCGGTCATCCGCAGTATCTACCGCTACCACGTAGTGAGCAGCGGATGGCGCGACATCGGCTACAACTTCCTCGTGGACAAGTGCGGCAACATCTACGAAGGCCGCGCCGGGGGCGTGGCGAAGCCCGTCATGGGTGCCCACACCCTCGGTTTCAACAACAACACGATGGGGATCGCGGTCCTCGGCACCTTCGGCTCCACCAAGCCGTCCGCCGCCTCGGTGACCGCCATCGCGCGGCTCACGGCATGGAAACTCGGTCTCTACGGAGCCGATCCGCGCGGCAAGACATACCTGAAGTCCGGCGGTGGCAATCTCTACCCAAAAGGTAAGAACGCACGACTGAACGTGATCTCTGGTCATCGGGACGGGTTCGCCACGGACTGCCCGGGGAGTCTCCTGTACGGCAAACTCGGCTCGGCCAGAACGGCCGCGGCCAGCTACCAGGGCCGCTGA